One Engystomops pustulosus chromosome 7, aEngPut4.maternal, whole genome shotgun sequence DNA window includes the following coding sequences:
- the LOC140069056 gene encoding GDP-fucose transporter 1-like, whose translation MEKLQNLLVGDVDYFGFSRMVLFLFGDPEKDSLQKRTVNVILVVISIIIIVLNKSLLDSSSLMLGAPFFITFYQCLLTISLLHFIFSEYDMEPPFLRFTPKILQNISPPIMVFIGFITFNQRCLHYIGLDISPLCWCLNTISNLLLSYILVTQTETLHALLSCGVILGGFWLGITPGTMYSLVFWGAIVFFVLTCICLALTFIYIKMFSKGLKSVDLQSGGDLIAYFIFMMLVVPIVIGSWIVFPIIGRDCSISALCVLTSYMLV comes from the exons GGTTGGAGATGTGGATTACTTTGGCTTCTCGCGGATGGTGCTGTTTCTATTTGGAGACCCAGAGAAGGACTCCCTCCAGAAGAGGACTGTGAATGTCATCCTGGtggtcatctccatcatcattATTGTCCTGAACAAGTCCCTGCTGGACAGCTCCTCGCTGATGCTGGGCGCCCCCTTCTTCATCACCTTCTACCAGTGTCTCCTCACCATCAGTCTGCTCCACTTCATCTTTTCGGAATATGATATGGAGCCCCCTTTTTTACGCTTTACCCCCAAAAtcctgcagaacatctcaccccCGATCATGGTCTTCATTGGCTTCATCACCTTCAACCAGCGATGTCTCCACTACATCGGTCTAGATATTTCACCTCTGTGCTGGTGTCTTAATACCATCTCCAACCTTCTCCTGTCCTACATCCTGGTGACCCAGACTGAGACCCTACACGCTCTGCTGTCCTGCGGGGTCATCTTAG GAGGCTTCTGGCTGGGAATAACCCCTGGGACCATGTATTCCCTGGTGTTCTGGGGTGCCATTGTCTTCTTCGTCCTGACCTGTATATGTCTGGCGCTGACCTTCATATACATCAAAATGTTTTCTAAAGGCTTAAAGAGCGTTGACCTCCAGTCCGGCGGTGACCTGATCGCTTACTTCATCTTTATGATGCTTGTTGTACCGATAGTAATAGGGAGTTGGATTGTATTCCCAATAATAGGCAGAGATTGCAGCATATCTGCGCTGTGTGTTCTTACATCCTATATGCTGGTGTGA